In a genomic window of Mus caroli unplaced genomic scaffold, CAROLI_EIJ_v1.1 scaffold_7601_U1_1, whole genome shotgun sequence:
- the LOC110288633 gene encoding olfactory receptor 14C36-like, protein MANSTLVAEFFLEVFAETWELRILLSVLFLLVYLCSLLGNLIIIIATTVDQTLNTPMYFFLRNLSILDMGFVSVTVPSACINSFTDHKGISVVGCAAQVFLFLFCAAVEIQFLTIMAQDRYVAICKPLLYPMIMNHQFCVQMTLASLLSSLILASVHTSKTFQLSFCQSKVIPNFFCDIPSLLRLSCSDTFNNKLLLLLTAIGFSGSCFTFIAISYVRILSAVLKVPVKGERGKAFSTCVPHIIVVSVFLSSSTYVYLRPQVVILEVVQEMTLSVFYTIVPPFLNPIIYSLRNKQIKEAVKKVVLRITFIFEYKKNEYVSEFSRGKELAK, encoded by the coding sequence ATGGCCAACTCCACCCTGGTGGCTGAGTTCTTCCTGGAAGTTTTTGCTGAGACGTGGGAGCTCAGGATCCTACTCAGTGTGCTGTTCCTGTTGGTATATCTGTGCAGCCTGTTAGGGAACCTTATCATCATCATTGCTACTACAGTTGACCAGACCCTgaacacacccatgtacttcttcctcaggaATCTGTCCATTTTAGACATGGGGTTTGTATCTGTTACTGTGCCTAGTGCTTGTATCAATTCTTTCACTGACCACAAGGGCATTTCTGTGGTTGGATGTGCAGCACAGgtctttttgttcttattttgtgcaGCTGTAGAGATTCAGTTTCTCACCATCATGGCCCAGGATCGCTATGTAGCCATCTGCAAGCCTCTCCTTTACCCTATGATTATGAACCATCAATTCTGTGTTCAGATGACACTGGCTTCCCTACTCTCCTCTCTTATCCTTGCAAGTGTTCACACTTCCAAAACTTTCCAGCTGTCCTTTTGTCAGTCTAAAGTAATTCCGAATTTCTTCTGTGATATCCCCTCTTTACTGAGGCTTTCTTGCTCTGACACCTTTAACAACAAACTCTTACTTTTGCTGACTGCCATTGGGTTCAGTGGTAGCTGCTTTACCTTCATTGCCATATCATATGTTCGCATATTATCAGCTGTGTTGAAGGTTCCtgtcaaaggagagagagggaaagcctTTTCCACCTGTGTCCCTCACATTATTGTGGTGTCTGTGTTTCTTAGTTCATCTACCTATGTGTATCTAAGACCTCAAGTAGTAATATTGGAAGTCGTTCAGGAGATGACACTTTCTGTGTTCTATACCATTGTCCCACCATTCTTAAACCCTATTATCTATAGTCTTAGAAACAAGCAGATAAAGGAGGCTGTGAAGAAAGTAGTATTAAGAATTACTTtcatatttgaatataaaaagaATGAGTATGTTTCAGAGTTTTCTAGAGGAAAAGAATTggcaaaataa